A stretch of Flavobacterium sp. N2270 DNA encodes these proteins:
- a CDS encoding RNA polymerase sigma factor RpoD/SigA — protein MRQLKITKQVTNRETASLDKYLQEIGKVDLITADEEVELAQRIKAGDQRALEKLTKANLRFVVSVAKQYQNQGLTLPDLINEGNLGLIKAAQRFDETRGFKFISYAVWWIRQSILQALAEQSRIVRLPLNKIGSINKINKMFALLEQSNERAPSAEEIAKELDMTVNDVKESMKNSGRHLSMDAPLVEGEDSNLYDVLRSGESPNPDRELIHESLQTEIERALETLTPREADVVRLYFGLSDQHPMTLEEIGETFDLTRERVRQIKEKAIRRLKHTSRSKILKTYLG, from the coding sequence ATGAGACAGCTTAAAATCACCAAGCAGGTAACTAATCGTGAAACTGCATCCCTAGACAAATACCTACAAGAAATTGGAAAAGTGGATTTAATTACCGCTGATGAAGAGGTAGAATTAGCTCAACGTATAAAAGCTGGTGACCAACGAGCTTTAGAAAAATTAACAAAAGCTAATTTACGTTTCGTTGTATCGGTAGCTAAACAATACCAAAATCAAGGACTTACACTTCCCGATTTAATTAATGAAGGAAACTTAGGTTTAATTAAAGCTGCTCAACGTTTCGATGAAACTCGTGGATTTAAATTTATTTCTTATGCAGTTTGGTGGATTCGTCAATCTATACTACAAGCATTAGCAGAGCAATCTCGTATTGTTCGTTTGCCATTAAATAAAATTGGTTCTATAAACAAGATTAACAAAATGTTTGCTTTACTTGAGCAATCTAATGAACGTGCTCCTTCTGCTGAAGAAATTGCAAAAGAATTAGACATGACTGTTAATGATGTTAAAGAATCTATGAAAAATTCTGGTCGTCATTTATCAATGGACGCGCCTTTAGTTGAAGGAGAAGATTCAAATTTATATGACGTTTTACGTTCTGGTGAATCTCCAAATCCTGATAGAGAATTAATTCATGAATCGTTACAAACTGAAATTGAAAGAGCATTAGAAACATTAACTCCACGTGAAGCAGATGTAGTTCGTTTATACTTTGGTTTAAGCGACCAACATCCAATGACTTTAGAAGAAATTGGTGAAACTTTCGATTTAACTCGTGAGCGTGTTCGTCAAATTAAAGAGAAAGCAATTCGTAGATTAAAACATACTTCAAGAAGTAAGATTTT